The nucleotide sequence TGGTCTCGGGTTCGAATCCCGGGCGACCCATCAAACCAATACTAGATTTACCCCTTCTGGGTTTCAGAGGGGGTAATTTTTTGTTATGCCGCTTCAATGTTATGCCGCTTCAAGCAACCAGCGTGCTCCACGGGAAGTGTATCTGTGATTGGAAAAACACTGACAAGCTCAGGCAAAGATGGAGATGATGTGCCACCTGCCTTTAACAAAACTACTGGTGATTCCGATGGCATAACAACGCCCATGTCCCCGATCGCTGAAGGGTTATCTGTTAAGAGTTCGAGGATGTTTGCGGCGGGTAGTGGGCAACGGTCATGCAAACGATTTCTCACACAAACGATTTCTGACACAGACTAATTTTGCCGGAGGCGATCGGGAATCCCTACCGCAGAAAGTCCTGCGATCGCTTTCAAATTCTGACACCGGAGTAATTCGGTAAAGTTCAGACTAGGACGACCTTCCAGTTCAGCAACGGCTTCAATTGCTGTGAGTAAGGAGCGGGCAGCCTCAGATTCGCTGTAGCCCCGCCGCTGAGCAACTTTAAGAGCGGCTTCGTCGGCTTCCAGTTCTCGCTCAGGGCTGCGGTTATGACGCCAGACCTGAGTACCAGCGATCGCGGTTAAGCCCCCTGCCACGATAATGCCTACCGGATCGGACTGCACCAGTTCCACCACAGTCCCCACAACGCCAGCCACCACCAGTCCCTGATAAAGATTTGGACGAAACCACCTTACTCCGGTCAACCAGCATACTGTCCGCAAAATCAACAAATCCCTTTGTGGTTTGGCTAACCGTCCCCACAGGTCAAAATTTATCCAGATCGGACGCTCTCGCATCCAGGGCATTGGAAACGGGCTGTCAATCACGACCGATTGCTCTGGTTTGCTTTTCAGCTTAGTCATCATGCGCCCAGAAGCAGGCATCACTTCTAGCAGGCGACGGATTTCAAAATCTGGCTCCATAAAGGGAAAAGGTTGATAGGTGAGTGAGATGAGTGTACGGATCAGCGGGTAGGGTGTACCTCACACGGCTGAAAATTCCCATGTCAGAGGGGTTGCAGACCACTGGCAAGGGCGGAAACTGCACCAGGAACCTGTCCGGCTCCGGCCTGGGTAGCTGTGACTAACAGAAGCAGAATGGTCTTGGGATCAGGACGCACCAGAATCACCCCTCCCACTGGTTGAGAATTTCCACCGATAGTGAGCGTGCCCGTCCAGTTGATGACTACGCCACCGCCTGCTTCAGGTGCAGGCAGACCCGGTTGAAACCCTTCCCCTCGCTGAAAGACGGTTGTTGCCACTCTTGCCAGACTATCGCTGTTGGATCCTGGAACCAGCCCAATCGGGTTTCCTGTGGGTTGTGACTGAGCCACGACCGAATAGGCAAGGTTGCCATCGGGTGATTCAACCAGCACTGAACCTGCCAGAGGGCTGACTTTGTAGCCTTTCAGGATACCTACTTTAAATCGACCGGCTGTGTCTTGATAGTACGCTTCAATCGGCAGTGGAGGGGCAGTGGAGGCAGGGGGCGCGGTCGGGACAGGCGGGGGTGGGGGGAGAGTAGCGGGCGCAGAAGTCGGGGGATCTGTGGGAGTGGGGGATGGAGAAAATTGAGCCAGGGTGGGCGGAAAGGCTATGAAGCCAATTGAGGAAGTCACAGGCTGCCCGGCGATCGCGACCATGAGCGCCACTACTATTCCTAAGCCAGCGAGCCAATGAGATTTTCGTGTCATGAAATCGTGATCGGGTATGGGAGACCAGACAAGGGGGGCAGGTTTGGGACTTACCCAAACGTTGGAGCTGTCCAAATGGTAAGGGATGGGGATTTTATAAACTGAAACTTCACCCCAGAGGCACGGAGAACATAGCGCCATTCCTCTCTGGTCTCTGGGTTTCTGGGGTAAAACCCTGGTTTTTTCCGGTTTATTGAATCCACGATCCTAAGGATAACGGAACCCTGATTATATCCCGTTGACTCCTGCTATAGCGTGTCCTTTCTGGGTGAGGCCGATCTCATCGGTTGGCCCCAGGGGTTCTACAACCAGGCAGGTACCTGACTGGATTTAAAGATACTATCCATCGATGAATGGTACTGAATTAAGCTAAATACGAGTGCCCAGATCTCCAACTTCTTCGAGAAGTTGGAGATCCTTAGCCTCTTATGTCCAGTGCCATTCATCGATCAAGGACCAGTCAGCCAGTAACTGCTACTCATCACCCACAACCTGGCTTTCAAATTATCAAAGATAAACCTGTATCCCCTATGTCACGGGAGTTCTGGCGATCGCGCCTGGATACATTTCCCTTAATTTGCAGTTACTCTGGGAATGGCAAGGCTTTTCCAGGAAGTCAACATTACGATGCAAGATAAGTTATACGAACTGCTCCACGCACTAAATACCATCTATAGTGGCTGGATTCTTTGGAATCTGTTTCTGGCAATTATTCCCCTCGTACTGAGTTTCTGGTTATTTCGCCGAAAAACGCCTGAACGGCTGCCGATCTGGTGGATTCTGTTGGCAATCTACATTGCCTTTTTACCCAATGCCCCCTATTTGCTGACCGATATTGTTCATCTGATCCGGGGCATTCGAGTGGGCTATTCCGCGGCAGTCATCAGCCTCATCTTTGTGCCTCTGCACTTCTGCGCCATTTTGATAGGGTTTGAAGCCTATGTCATCGCTCTGATCAATCAGGGACATTATCTGAAACGCATCGGGCTGAGACAGTATGTTCTCTGGAGTGAACTGGTGACCCATTTTCTATGTGCGATCGGTATTTTCCTTGGCAGGTTCCGGCGCTACAACAGTTGGGATCTGGTTTCCGATCCCAGAGATCTCCTTTACCAGACGTTAGACGATTTAACCTCCAAACTTCCCCTGCTCATTATCGTGGTGACATTTATCATTCTCACTGTTTTGTACTGGGTGATGAAACAGGTCACCCTTGGACTGATCCTGCGAATTCGCTATGCCCGGATGGGAAAAGACGTGGACTGAGAACTGAAGGCTAAAAGTTGGGGCTTCGAGATTGGGACTTCGGGGTTCAGAATTAACAGCTTGACCGCTGGATCTTGACCACTGACTTCTGGCACTGAGGACTACTGCCATAGAACTGAGCTAAAAACAGTTTTGTTGAAAAGCCGGATCAGCAGAAACAAAGTTCCCACTCATCCGGCAGTTCGATCGATGCTCAAAGTCAGCCACCGCGGATCCTTGAAAAGGATGCATCTCAGCTTTGCACAGATACCCCTTTATACAGATACCTCTGTGTACAGATACCCCTGACCCCAAGCCCTTCTTTTACACGAAGAATCAGGGAGTCCTACCAAAATCACTCTCTCGCTCTGGGAGAGGGAGCGGATTTTGGGCAGGGGTTGCACAGTGGCTATGATGCCCTTGTTAGTAGATATAGGTGCTGCCACATTTGCCGTAGTAGTAGTAAGCCGTGGGTCTATAGCAGCCGCGATAGCAACCACCCCTGTAGCTGACAGGATAATAGCCCCCATTATAGGTCTCCCCCCCATAGTAGCTAACCGGGTAGTAGGGTTCATAGGTGTAGTCTGAAGCCACCCATCCTCCGGTGTAGAGGGGGGTCCAGGCATAACCGTGGTTGTAAACAACCGTTTCATAGTCCTGGTACAGGAAAGCTCCATCAGGAGCACCACCAATGATGTAGTATCCCAGACCGGGACCACTGCGGATATTCAACCCGATCCCACTGTTGGTGTACACATACCCAACGGGACGGTAGGCTTCATCCAGCCCCAAAGCTGTCGCGGTTTCTTTCCCCACAATGCCATCGATCGCCTTCAGACCCTGGCGAATCTGGAAATCAGTGACTGCCGTTTCGGTTTTTTCATCGTAGTTGCCATCGGCCTGGATACCGAGGGCTGCCTGAACTGCCTGAACTTCAGCACCTGTGCTGCCACGACCCAGAATGGCGGGTGCCGCATTAGCTTTACCAGGGGTGCCGCTCAGCACAGTTACGGCAACGGCTGCGCCCGCCAATCCCATCAGGGTAGAGGACGGTACTGCCATGTCCAGATGATCAAACACCTTTACCTCAGGATCGGGGTTAGGGTCTTCGAAGCTGATGGCCGTGTGAATAAACGCTAATGTCTCCATAATTCCCTCATCCGTTACTTTTTGAATTCCAAAACCTGCGGCAAAGTTCCACAAAAATTGGGGTATTAGAGCCGCAGAAGTCTATTAGCCTTTACAAGGCTGCATCACAGGTGAATGAAGTTCTGATCCACAATCTGACCCGGCATACAGTGCAGAATCTGGCAGAGATACTATCAGGATGTTACTCCCAATCAGTAACTATTTCTGGGTAAATTTGAGGTCACCTGCGTTGTTTGCAAGCTCCTCAAATCCTGCTGAGTCAGGATATGCAAGGGTGTTATTGTACTCACAAACTATCATATTGAGAGAATTTTGAGAACCCCAAAAAATTTATTTACTGACTCCCTCCTTTGAAAAATTTGCAGCATTCGTCTGGCGAGTTTCAGATTAGAAATTCAAAGAAATGTATGTCAATGCACAGTCATGATATAGCAGTCCTAAATCAGTTGTGAGAGTGAGAGGCTTTGTGAGAAAGGATTCCTGGGGAATCTTTTCTCATAATCCAGATAGGATCGCGATATGAAGTTTGCGATTGCAAACTGATTCACCCATTCAGGCGATCCAGATAGATGAATTGGATCTGCACACCCTGCCTGTAAAATGGCTCTGTCATAGGGATTAACCGGGGGTACCTGAGCCAATTTAGGCGATTAAACCTGGGTTATTAGTCAGGGCATTTAAGGTTAAAACATTAAAATGTTCCCGGGCTGC is from Leptothermofonsia sichuanensis E412 and encodes:
- a CDS encoding DUF3318 domain-containing protein; translated protein: MEPDFEIRRLLEVMPASGRMMTKLKSKPEQSVVIDSPFPMPWMRERPIWINFDLWGRLAKPQRDLLILRTVCWLTGVRWFRPNLYQGLVVAGVVGTVVELVQSDPVGIIVAGGLTAIAGTQVWRHNRSPERELEADEAALKVAQRRGYSESEAARSLLTAIEAVAELEGRPSLNFTELLRCQNLKAIAGLSAVGIPDRLRQN
- a CDS encoding DUF1361 domain-containing protein, which gives rise to MQDKLYELLHALNTIYSGWILWNLFLAIIPLVLSFWLFRRKTPERLPIWWILLAIYIAFLPNAPYLLTDIVHLIRGIRVGYSAAVISLIFVPLHFCAILIGFEAYVIALINQGHYLKRIGLRQYVLWSELVTHFLCAIGIFLGRFRRYNSWDLVSDPRDLLYQTLDDLTSKLPLLIIVVTFIILTVLYWVMKQVTLGLILRIRYARMGKDVD
- a CDS encoding peptidoglycan-binding domain-containing protein, which produces METLAFIHTAISFEDPNPDPEVKVFDHLDMAVPSSTLMGLAGAAVAVTVLSGTPGKANAAPAILGRGSTGAEVQAVQAALGIQADGNYDEKTETAVTDFQIRQGLKAIDGIVGKETATALGLDEAYRPVGYVYTNSGIGLNIRSGPGLGYYIIGGAPDGAFLYQDYETVVYNHGYAWTPLYTGGWVASDYTYEPYYPVSYYGGETYNGGYYPVSYRGGCYRGCYRPTAYYYYGKCGSTYIY